The window TGGAAACGAATCGTTGTAAAACTTCGCGCGACTGTTCGGCTTGTGGCTTGCTCGTATCGCAAGCGAGCAGCTTTCGTTGTGTCGCGGGCCGCGTGTCTTTCGGACCGGTGAGGGCAAAATGCTCGACGTGCAGTTTTTGCAGAGGTTCACTTTCAGGAACTTTTAACAGACCCACGGCAATGCGGCTCATGCCCGCAGGCATGGTGAACTCGACTTCGAGATTCTGAGCCTTTTTCTCTTCGCGGGCTTCGACCGTCAGCACTTTCAGCACCTTGAACTTGCTGGAGGTGAGGAACTGCGTGGAACCCGCGATCTTATCGGCCGCTTCTGGCGCGTCGCCCCCTTCGAGACTGCTGCCAACTGCGATCACCGCGATTTGCACCGGCTCGCTACCCTCGGTCGTGGCATGGGCGCGAACGCGAAAGGTGTACTCACCTTCCGGCAGGTTCGAATATTGATTGTGCAGCGGTCCGGTGAATTGCGGCGGGTCTCCCGCCTTCGGCGAGATGTCGCGAATCTTTTTCTGCGGCACGTTGCCACCGGCCGGCTCCAGATACTGCCCACCCTGCCAGCGCGACGGCGACTTCGGCGGATCAACGATGATGGCCCGCTGCATGATGCTTTCCGCCGCGGCCAGATAGCGCTCCATGAGCACCGGCGACAACGTCAGCACGTCGCCGATGTTATCAAAGCCATGGCCCACATCATCCGAGGGGAAATCCTCTGCGGGATTAAAATCGACGCCGACGAGATCGCGAATCGTGTAGTTGTATTCGGTGCGATTCAACCGCCGAACCGTCACGCGACCCGGATCGGGTTTCGCGTTTTGATCGGCCTTCAAAAAGACAGACTTCACCGCCGCGAGGAAGGCAGTTGTCTCGCTTGCGTTGGGCTGCGGCTTATCTTTGGGCGGCATTTCGCCGGCCTCGACCATATCGACGACGCTTTCCCAAACCTTGCGTCCCTTGATGATGTCGAGCTCGTTCTTGAACTTGTGCAGCGCGACGTCGGCCTTGGCTTCTTTCTCGCCATGGCACTTCAGGCAGTTTTTCTCCGCGTAAGCGAAGAGGTCCTTCGCCAAGTCAGGCGCCTTCTCTTGCGCAGCAACGATTCCCATCGAGAGAAAAAAGGAAGCCAGCGCGCAGTAAACAGCAAAACGCATGCGACTCACCAACAGGCGTGAAAAAGCGGGCGGGACCGGAGCAGGAGCTACCGGTAGCTTTCATGATAGCTGTTGGTAACGGGAAAGAGAAGTTCGCTGCAAGTGGTACCAGCACCAATTGGCGTGTTAGCCACCGGCTTCAGTCGGTGGCCACGTAGAGAAGAGCGCCTGGCTATATTGCCACCGACTAAAGTCAGTGGCTAAGGATAAGTGATGGAATAAGCTGCTCAGAAATTACTTCAAACTCACGCTCATCAAAAACTCCGCATTGCTCTTCGTCTTTGCGAGCTTTTGCGTGAGCATGTCCATTGCATCGGGCGGGTTTTGATCGGCGAGGACTCGACGCATCAGGCTGACCCGTTTGTATTCCTCGGGGTCCATCAAAATTTCTTCGCGGCGGGTGCCGCTCTTGTTGATGTCGATGGCCGGCCAGATCCGCTTGTCGACCAGTTTGCGGTCGAGGTGGATTTCGAGATTGCCAGTGCCTTTGAACTCTTCAAAGATCACGTCGTCCATCTTGCTACCGGTTTCGACGAGCGCCGTGGCGATGATCGTCAGCGAGCCACCTTCTTCGACCTTGCGAGCCGAACCGAAGAAGCGTTTGGGCTGTTGCAACGCATTGGCGTCGAGACCGCCGGTGAGCAGCTTGCCGGACTGCACGCATTCACTATTCCAGGCTCGGGCCAGCCGCGTGATCGAGTCCAAGAAGATGATGACATCAATGCCGCACTCGACCAACCGCTTGGCTTTTTCCAAAACCATGTGCGCGACTTGTACGTGACGGGCGCTGGCTTCGTCGAACGTGCTGCTAACGACTTCGCAGTTGCGGCCTTTCACTTGCCGCTCCATATCGGTGACTTCTTCCGGTCGTTCGTCGACAAGTAGCATCATGACGTAGGCATCGGGAAAGTTCTTCAGCACCGCCTTGGCCATGCGCTGCATCAAGATCGTCTTGCCGGCGCGCGGTGGGCTGACGATGAGTCCGCGTTGACCAAAGCCGATCGGCGTGACGAGGTCGACCACGCGTGTGCAAACATCTTCGGCGTCATGCTCCATCACAATCCGCTGATCGGGATGCAACGGAGTGAGATCATCGAATGTCACCCGGCCCGAAGCTAGACTCGGATCCTGAAAATTGATCGCTTCGACGCGCAGCAGCGCGAAGTAGCGTTCGTTTTCTTTGGGCGGCCGAATCTGGCCCGCGACGGTGCAACCGGTTCGCAAGCCAAAGCGGCGGATCTGGCTGGGCGAGACGTAGATATCGTCTGGGCACGACAGATAGTGGTAATCAGGGCTGCGGAGAAACCCGAAACCATCGGGCAGAATTTCGAGCGTCCCTTCGCCATACATCAAGCCGCTTTGCTTGACCCGCTCCTTGAGAATGCGAAAGATCAAATCCTGCCGCCGGACGCCGGCCACTTCTTCGAGCTTTTCTTTGCGAGCTTCTTCCATCAGCTCGCTCATCGTCATCTTCTGCAGATCGGCGATTTGAAAGCCGCTCTTCTTCAGTTCTTCATATCGCTCCTCCGTGCCGGCCTCTTCCCGGTGATGAGCCATCATGTCGGCCAGTTCTTCGGCCATCGACAACGGCTCGCCCTCCTGCTCGATCTCGCGCAGGCGTTGGACGTGCTTAGGAAGATTCGGATTGCCCGGCGAATTGGGAGCACCGTCGCGGGGAGGACCAGAATCGGAACGAGACGAATCGGACCGACGATCGCGGTCGCGACGGAAGTTTTTGAACGTGGCCATACCTGGCGCTCCTGATGAGCGAATGCTATGTGCGCGCGAATGGCGCTGGGGTGGGAAAGCGGGCTTTCGATCCTTCTGCGAGGCGAAAGTGCAATCGCGCCGAATGAACATCCGGCCGAAAGGCCAACGCACCGCAAGTGTGCATGTCTCACAGGCGGGGAAAGTTGCCCGTGATGTTCCGTAAACGAGGAGTTAGTGAGCAGACTCCGCCATTATGTTCCGCCGCGTGGGCTGGGGAAAGGGCGGAAATCAAAAATGTCAGGTAGGAGCTAAAATGACACCGCAGCGTCAGGTGACATGAATCGACGCTGCTGTTGCTGAAAGAGATCAACCAACGTCGATTAGCAGCCGCCGTGGGCCGCCCGTTCACAGGCCGAAATCTTGTCGACGCGCGTGGCATGGCGACCACCGTCGAAGGTCGCTTCCAGCCAGGCTTTGACCAGCGTCGGAAATTCCTTGATCTGCTCTTCCGAGAGAGCGAGCACGTTCACGTTGTTGTGCTGCACGCACAGCCGAGCGACTTTTTCATTCGGCACGATCGTCGACCGCACGCCGGGAAACTTGTTCGCCGTGACTGCCATGCCCACGCCGCTGCCGCAAACGAGAATGCCGCGGTCGACTTCACCACGCGAGACTTTGCCCGCAACAACGGCAGCATAGTCCGGATAGTCGACGCTGCCGGCCTCGTTGGGCCCTTCGTCGGCAACTTCGTGCCCCCAGCTTCGTAGCAGCGGCACGAGTTCACTCTTGAGGGGCACGCCGCGATGATCACTACCAACGGACAAACGCATTT is drawn from Anatilimnocola floriformis and contains these coding sequences:
- the rho gene encoding transcription termination factor Rho, translated to MATFKNFRRDRDRRSDSSRSDSGPPRDGAPNSPGNPNLPKHVQRLREIEQEGEPLSMAEELADMMAHHREEAGTEERYEELKKSGFQIADLQKMTMSELMEEARKEKLEEVAGVRRQDLIFRILKERVKQSGLMYGEGTLEILPDGFGFLRSPDYHYLSCPDDIYVSPSQIRRFGLRTGCTVAGQIRPPKENERYFALLRVEAINFQDPSLASGRVTFDDLTPLHPDQRIVMEHDAEDVCTRVVDLVTPIGFGQRGLIVSPPRAGKTILMQRMAKAVLKNFPDAYVMMLLVDERPEEVTDMERQVKGRNCEVVSSTFDEASARHVQVAHMVLEKAKRLVECGIDVIIFLDSITRLARAWNSECVQSGKLLTGGLDANALQQPKRFFGSARKVEEGGSLTIIATALVETGSKMDDVIFEEFKGTGNLEIHLDRKLVDKRIWPAIDINKSGTRREEILMDPEEYKRVSLMRRVLADQNPPDAMDMLTQKLAKTKSNAEFLMSVSLK
- the rpiB gene encoding ribose 5-phosphate isomerase B; its protein translation is MRLSVGSDHRGVPLKSELVPLLRSWGHEVADEGPNEAGSVDYPDYAAVVAGKVSRGEVDRGILVCGSGVGMAVTANKFPGVRSTIVPNEKVARLCVQHNNVNVLALSEEQIKEFPTLVKAWLEATFDGGRHATRVDKISACERAAHGGC